Sequence from the bacterium genome:
TGAGCAGCATTGCCCGTCGCAGGAGGGGAAACGCAGTCATCAGACTCGTCCCGGCGCCGCCCAGCCCGGCCGCCAGCAGCAGCATGTGCAGCGTGTGGTGCTGGCTCCCCAGGAACGCCAGCAGCACGGCCCCGATCGAGCCGATTGAGGAGAATCTTCCCTTCTTCGTCTCCTTAACGACCAATACTTTTCCTCCCTGGTTTGACGGCGCTGACCAGACGCAGGCTTCGCGCTTGCGGGTGTGAGGGTCGGCAAGAATGGACACTCTCTGCACACCCCCTTAGACGGGGCGGGTTCCCTGCGATAAAGACAAAAAAGCCTCCCCATTGCGGGGAGGCTTTTTTTTGTGATCGCGCGCTGCTGCGTTATTTTTTCTTCGGGCCGCTCTCCTGCATGTTCCCCTCGCCCTGCAGGAACTTGAGGAAGTCGCTGTTCGCCGGAAGGATGATGGTTGTCTTGTCCTTCAGCGTCGAGCGGTAGACCTCCATGCTTTTGAGGAAGTTGTAGAATTCGGGCGCCTTGCCGAAAGCGTTCGCCGTGATCTCGATGCTCTTGGCGTCGCCGAGGCCCTTGAGCTCCTGTTCTTTCTCGTAGGCGTCGGCGAGGAGAATGTCACGATTGCGGTCGGTCTCGGCGCGGATTTTCTGTGCCGCCTCGCGGCCCTCGGAGCGGTATTGCCTGGCGATCCGCTGGCGTTCGGCCATCATGCGGCCGAAAATGGCCTTGAGGTTCTCCTGGGGAAGATCGGTGCGCTTGAGGCGCACGTCCACGATCTCGATGCCATACTCGCGCGCCTTGCGGTCGCTCTCTTTCGTCACCAGCCGCATCAGGTCGGCACGCTCGCTGGCGACGATCTGAATCAGTTCCTTGCGGCCCAGTTCGAGCCTCAGTTCGCTGTAGATGATGTCGTCGAGGCGGGCCTGGGCGCCGGCCTCATCGCGCACCGTCTGGAGAAAGAGCAGCGGATCGATGATGCGCCATCTCGAG
This genomic interval carries:
- a CDS encoding protease modulator HflC; the protein is MNERTGLPVKSISLIVVVVVALILLNSIFFSVREDQQVVITRFGKPIRVIQKAGLDYRIPFIDQLTVFDRKLLEYDSSPTEIITEDKKTLVVDNFSRWRIIDPLLFLQTVRDEAGAQARLDDIIYSELRLELGRKELIQIVASERADLMRLVTKESDRKAREYGIEIVDVRLKRTDLPQENLKAIFGRMMAERQRIARQYRSEGREAAQKIRAETDRNRDILLADAYEKEQELKGLGDAKSIEITANAFGKAPEFYNFLKSMEVYRSTLKDKTTIILPANSDFLKFLQGEGNMQESGPKKK